From Clarias gariepinus isolate MV-2021 ecotype Netherlands chromosome 2, CGAR_prim_01v2, whole genome shotgun sequence, one genomic window encodes:
- the LOC128518101 gene encoding tripartite motif-containing protein 16-like — translation MAEGSVSTQRAEVLMDLLGEELTKLDRALAFRYRSPPFVRPDFRRGATNVNLHPPLNEVRNSFSDLKKKFGECLEGVQSFPTEPQTREEFLKYFHHLTLDPNTAHRELVLSKNNRVMRYIMGVQSLHSEPQTREEFLKYFCHLTLDPNTAHQEFILSEENRAVRYSEREQQYSDHPERFDYWPQVLCKESVCGRCYWEVEWESDIGVAIAVVYKKIRRKGEGEECMFARTNQSWSLEFPSASSCCFYHNNNKTDLRAPSSSRIGVYVDHSAGTLSFYSVSDTMELLHRVRTTFTQPLYAGFGFYRCGGSKSGRIMRLPDDRNIIRCYSLVNLHC, via the exons ATGGCTGAGGGCAGTGTTTCAACACAACGAGCTGAAGTACTCATGGACCTTCTGGGGGAGGAGCTTACTAAACTTGATAGG GCTTTAGCTTTTCGGTATCGATCTCCTCCATTTGTAAGACCAGATTTTAGGAGAGGTGCCACTAATGTAAATCTACATCCCCCATTAAATGAAGTGAGGAATTCTTTCTCAGATCTGAAGAAGAAATTCGGAGAATGCT TGGAGGGCGTTCAGAGTTTCCCCACAGAGCCGCAGACCAGAGAAGAGTTTCTGAAAT atttccatcatctgactctggatcccaacacGGCACATCGAGAACTCGTTCTGTCTAAGAACAACAGAGTGATGAGATACA TAATGGGTGTTCAGAGTTTACACTCAGAGCCGCAGACCAGAGAAGAGTTTCTGAAAT atttctgtCATCTGACTTTGGATCCCAACACGGCACATCAAGAATTCATTCTGTCTGAGGAGAACAGAGCGGTGagatacagtgagagagagcagcagtactctgatcatccagagagatttgaTTACTGGCCTCAGGTGTTGtgtaaggagagtgtgtgtggacgctgttactgggaggtggagtggGAAAGTGACATAGGTGTGGCCATAGCAGTTGTATATAAGAAGATCAGAAGGAAAGGAGAGGGTGAGGAGTGTATGTTTGCACGTACCAATCAGTCCTGGAGTCTGGAGTTTCCCTCTGCGTCTTCTTGCTGTTTCTATCACAACAACAATAAGACTGATCTCAGAGCTCCATCATCCtccagaataggagtgtatgtggatcacagtgcaggaactctgtccttctacagcgtctctgacacgatggagctcctccacagagtccgcaccacattcactcagccCCTGTACGCTGGGTTTGGGTTCTATAGGTGTGGTGGGTCTAAGTCAGGACGAATTATGAGGCTGCCTGATGACCGTAATATAATTCGTTGTTATTCTTTGGTAAACTTACATTGTTAA